A portion of the Pseudoalteromonas luteoviolacea genome contains these proteins:
- a CDS encoding pseudouridine synthase yields MSEPTTHQPMRLAKYLSHCGICSRRQASRLIDQGLVKVNGRPANHIDHVNEHDDIWVEGKKVMGLAPKLLYIYHKPVGIDCKLNIEDPASLIHHLPNTTRVYPIGRLDKDSRGLLLLTNDGELCHALIHPDQHQEKEYIVTVDQEIDDTFCIAMSQGVPVDGHLTLPCTVKQVAEKTFVIILKQGLNRQIRKMAKHCNRRVVDLYRTRIANLTLDPNTLPEGQYCQLDINTLAPQLNLPPL; encoded by the coding sequence ATGAGCGAACCTACTACTCACCAGCCAATGCGTTTAGCTAAATATCTTAGTCACTGTGGTATTTGTTCTAGACGACAAGCCTCACGGCTTATTGATCAAGGTCTCGTAAAGGTAAACGGGCGACCTGCCAATCATATTGATCACGTAAATGAGCATGATGACATTTGGGTTGAAGGCAAAAAAGTAATGGGACTTGCACCGAAATTATTATACATATATCACAAGCCCGTCGGTATTGACTGTAAACTAAATATTGAAGACCCTGCAAGCTTAATACATCACTTACCTAATACAACTCGGGTTTATCCCATTGGCCGATTAGACAAAGATAGCAGGGGACTACTCTTACTCACCAATGACGGTGAATTATGTCATGCGTTAATTCACCCAGATCAACACCAAGAGAAGGAATACATTGTTACGGTTGATCAAGAGATTGACGATACGTTTTGTATTGCAATGTCGCAGGGGGTACCCGTCGATGGGCATCTGACGTTACCCTGTACAGTTAAACAGGTTGCTGAAAAAACGTTTGTTATTATCCTTAAGCAAGGATTAAATCGGCAAATTAGAAAAATGGCCAAGCATTGTAATCGTCGTGTCGTCGATTTATATCGTACCCGTATAGCCAACCTCACACTTGACCCTAATACCTTGCCCGAAGGACAGTATTGTCAGCTAGATATCAACACATTAGCCCCGCAACTTAACCTACCTCCTTTATAA
- a CDS encoding MAPEG family protein: MNLIILCALIAVFLPYLAKIPIIVAANKAGGYDNKQPRAQQSTLSGLGARAVAAHYNSFESLIVFGIAVAIVLSTGTLSPVIQGLAVVHIIARCAYCICYWYDLDLLRSMSWTVGVLCPVAMIVMCL; this comes from the coding sequence ATGAACTTGATAATTTTGTGTGCACTAATTGCGGTGTTTCTGCCGTATCTAGCTAAGATCCCCATCATTGTTGCGGCCAATAAAGCTGGTGGTTACGACAATAAGCAGCCGCGAGCACAACAAAGCACATTATCTGGATTAGGTGCTCGCGCAGTTGCAGCGCATTACAACAGTTTTGAGTCTCTCATTGTGTTTGGTATTGCGGTAGCGATCGTGCTTTCAACAGGGACCTTGAGCCCAGTGATACAAGGTCTGGCTGTTGTACATATTATTGCTCGGTGTGCTTACTGTATATGTTATTGGTACGATCTAGATTTGCTACGTTCAATGAGTTGGACAGTAGGAGTTTTGTGCCCAGTGGCCATGATCGTGATGTGCTTATAA
- a CDS encoding DMT family transporter, with protein sequence MGWILFTCLAAFSQAWRNALQSQLSKHASVSLVTLARFIFATPIAALYVYLLYTFKPAPALQPSLTLGAYILAASLMQIIATALMVVLFKQKNFTTGAGLAKSEALMAAILGMLFFGSALTLIGWIGVLIGAVAVLLMSGFSLKQFNLKTAAIGLLCGTCFALTSLWVREAALASGLPFPHSAGWVLLYVLGCQTLILSLYISIKTPQAWATLKSHLPLVLLISTTSCIGSIGWFSAMSLQHVAYVKTLGQIEVFFTLLIAAFWLKSPPKKRDTLGLSLIAIAAIMVMWGDML encoded by the coding sequence ATGGGGTGGATTTTATTTACGTGCCTAGCGGCATTCAGTCAAGCGTGGCGCAATGCCCTGCAAAGCCAACTCAGCAAACACGCCAGTGTCAGTCTGGTTACCTTGGCAAGGTTCATATTTGCAACTCCTATCGCCGCGCTCTACGTCTATTTACTCTACACATTTAAACCTGCACCAGCTTTGCAGCCGTCACTCACGCTAGGTGCTTATATCCTCGCTGCTAGCCTCATGCAGATCATCGCAACCGCTCTCATGGTCGTATTGTTTAAACAAAAAAACTTTACAACTGGTGCCGGTTTAGCAAAAAGTGAGGCGTTAATGGCCGCAATCTTAGGTATGTTGTTTTTCGGTTCGGCTTTAACACTGATCGGTTGGATTGGTGTCTTAATCGGCGCTGTGGCAGTCTTATTAATGAGCGGTTTCAGTTTAAAGCAATTTAACCTAAAAACAGCCGCCATCGGCTTACTATGCGGTACCTGTTTTGCCCTAACTTCGCTGTGGGTCAGAGAAGCTGCTCTTGCTTCAGGGCTGCCTTTTCCGCATAGCGCGGGGTGGGTATTGTTGTACGTACTTGGTTGCCAAACGCTCATTTTGAGTCTCTATATCAGTATTAAAACACCGCAAGCATGGGCCACACTTAAGTCGCATTTACCCTTGGTACTACTGATCAGCACCACCAGTTGCATTGGCTCCATTGGATGGTTTAGTGCCATGAGTCTCCAGCATGTTGCCTATGTCAAAACGCTAGGACAAATTGAAGTATTTTTTACACTCCTAATTGCCGCTTTCTGGCTAAAATCTCCGCCAAAAAAACGCGACACGCTCGGACTAAGTTTAATCGCAATTGCTGCCATCATGGTCATGTGGGGTGATATGTTGTAA
- a CDS encoding GGDEF domain-containing protein translates to MATRQHYFSQPDTVEQVKNRLFKQLAYYCLGLHCLLLVLFWYCDIAILAVVNVGSVIAWSMGIKLLYQNKSHLALRLFCIEVTLHSIFVCAVLGMSYGFQYYLWTIASLILLDYQLKLKIASGLALLLILTFAALFELFNSVQHSFILSHLAPYIHFINVLICALPSIYTIGHIREVTFSNRYQLAQLAAKDPLTSLFNRRYAKELIKNAQENCVNTSQQLTIVMADIDHFKGINDKYGHDMGDDVLIEVALKIKHHTLHSDIAVRWGGEEFLLVFVNCDLQTAQARVESLRREIETHTFNGDTLQVTMSFGIAQWHPALPFRMAIKLADDALYISKTQGRNRTTSAPLKKVHNT, encoded by the coding sequence GTGGCAACACGTCAACATTATTTCAGTCAACCTGACACCGTCGAGCAAGTTAAAAATAGGCTCTTCAAACAGCTGGCATATTATTGCTTAGGGCTGCATTGCTTATTATTGGTGTTGTTCTGGTATTGTGACATTGCCATATTAGCAGTGGTCAATGTAGGCAGTGTGATCGCTTGGTCAATGGGCATAAAGCTCCTATATCAAAACAAAAGTCATCTCGCTTTGCGACTGTTTTGTATTGAAGTCACGCTACATTCCATATTCGTCTGCGCTGTACTTGGCATGAGCTATGGATTTCAATATTATCTATGGACCATAGCGAGTCTCATCTTACTAGATTATCAACTCAAATTAAAAATCGCGTCGGGGTTAGCACTGCTGCTCATCCTCACCTTTGCCGCTTTATTTGAGCTTTTTAATAGTGTTCAACACAGCTTTATATTGAGTCACCTCGCCCCCTACATCCACTTCATTAATGTCTTGATCTGTGCGCTACCGAGCATATATACCATTGGTCATATTCGTGAGGTCACCTTTTCGAACCGCTATCAACTGGCGCAACTAGCAGCCAAAGATCCGTTAACGAGCCTGTTTAATCGCCGCTACGCCAAAGAGCTAATCAAGAACGCACAAGAAAATTGCGTTAATACATCGCAGCAGCTCACTATTGTCATGGCTGATATTGACCATTTTAAGGGCATCAATGATAAATACGGCCATGACATGGGTGATGACGTTTTAATCGAAGTCGCGTTAAAAATAAAACACCACACACTGCACTCTGATATTGCAGTTCGTTGGGGAGGCGAAGAGTTTTTATTAGTGTTTGTCAATTGTGATTTGCAGACCGCACAAGCTCGAGTTGAAAGCCTGCGTCGAGAAATTGAAACACATACTTTTAACGGCGATACGCTACAAGTGACCATGAGTTTTGGCATCGCCCAATGGCACCCTGCATTGCCTTTTCGGATGGCCATTAAGTTGGCTGACGATGCCTTATATATCAGTAAAACACAAGGACGTAATCGAACGACTAGCGCCCCCTTAAAAAAGGTACACAATACTTAA
- a CDS encoding penicillin acylase family protein: MLKWFKLGISVVVIGVLIVTATVYGVLSLSLPALDGHAISDRITAPSRLSRDSMGQAIIHANNRQDAAYTMGYAHGQDRFFQMDILRRNAAGELSELFGSAALKLDQVHRFHQFRLRSEQIVASMDETDRNLLSVYTQGVNDGRLQAGMSSFEYLLLGVDAQPWQPADSLLVIFSMYLDLQSVTYKRDKTLIHIAEHFGQSMVDFMLQPSSYQAALDDSQLPVKSVVIPEIEASSAVTQHISHIEDVPLYGSNNWAVMGQLTATGAAMVSDDMHLGLNVPSIWYRAQLNYQTKENQSVTVTGVSLPGVPAIVVGSNDHIAWGFTNGYLDTADWVELTAQDTLKTVTEEIKLPNGQSHTFELMMSEFGPVKQFNGKHYALQWVAHQSYAVNLNLLKLETAKTVAQALDVANSVGIPVQNLMVVDEQGNAAWQPIGAVPSRVFPSDLAVPSNRAEPTMWQKNEWVRPQIINPDSGKLWTANSRVMSAISHRRFGDGGYALGARAAQIRDRLLAQNQFSESDFNQLQLDNEARFLLPWHELLVDTLTNSAKQKGDYQQALDYLANWQACACSDSVGYTLVKYFRMSVIDTVFSPIEHTLTAKEETLSHLKRYFEPALWQLISSKPHSWLAGHQDWQGLLEASFSEARHTLQSRFGANMENWRWGNVNKLQVQHPFSQQMPFLSRFLDMPSVPGFGDSFMPAVQGKSFGASQRFIAQPRYLNNAVMTVAGGQSGHPLSPYYRSGFAAYADGELTPLLPGEIHHVIEFSTP, encoded by the coding sequence ATGTTGAAATGGTTTAAATTAGGCATTTCAGTTGTTGTCATTGGGGTATTAATAGTGACTGCAACTGTTTATGGGGTACTCTCACTCAGTTTACCTGCATTAGATGGACACGCCATTAGCGATAGAATTACCGCTCCAAGCAGGCTAAGTCGAGATAGTATGGGGCAGGCGATAATTCATGCCAACAATCGGCAAGATGCAGCTTACACCATGGGTTATGCCCATGGTCAAGATCGGTTTTTCCAGATGGATATACTTCGCCGCAATGCTGCCGGAGAGCTCAGTGAGTTGTTCGGCTCAGCAGCATTGAAGCTGGATCAGGTTCATCGTTTTCACCAATTCAGACTGCGCAGTGAGCAAATCGTTGCTTCCATGGATGAAACAGACAGAAACCTGTTGAGCGTCTATACACAAGGTGTCAATGACGGTCGTCTGCAAGCCGGCATGTCGAGTTTTGAATACTTACTCCTTGGTGTGGATGCTCAGCCTTGGCAGCCCGCAGACTCTTTGCTGGTGATTTTTAGTATGTATTTGGACTTGCAGTCAGTGACTTATAAACGTGATAAAACGCTCATCCATATTGCTGAGCATTTTGGTCAATCGATGGTCGATTTTATGCTTCAACCAAGCAGCTATCAAGCGGCGTTGGATGACAGCCAGTTGCCGGTTAAGTCAGTTGTGATCCCAGAGATAGAAGCATCTAGTGCAGTAACACAACACATCTCTCATATTGAAGATGTGCCACTTTATGGCAGCAATAACTGGGCAGTCATGGGGCAGTTGACAGCAACTGGCGCTGCGATGGTATCTGATGATATGCACTTGGGCCTGAATGTGCCGTCTATCTGGTACCGTGCACAATTAAATTATCAAACAAAAGAAAACCAATCTGTGACAGTGACTGGGGTCAGCTTACCAGGCGTGCCTGCTATTGTCGTAGGAAGTAATGATCACATTGCATGGGGCTTCACAAACGGTTATCTAGACACCGCAGATTGGGTCGAGCTCACTGCTCAAGATACATTGAAGACAGTAACAGAAGAGATTAAATTACCAAACGGCCAATCACATACCTTTGAATTGATGATGAGCGAATTTGGACCAGTAAAGCAATTCAATGGAAAGCACTATGCACTACAGTGGGTCGCGCACCAATCATATGCGGTAAATTTAAACTTATTAAAGCTAGAGACTGCTAAGACGGTTGCGCAAGCGCTGGATGTTGCTAACAGTGTTGGGATCCCAGTACAGAATTTGATGGTTGTAGATGAACAAGGCAATGCTGCTTGGCAGCCCATTGGTGCTGTGCCATCTCGGGTCTTTCCCAGTGACTTAGCAGTGCCTTCTAACCGAGCAGAGCCAACCATGTGGCAAAAAAATGAATGGGTGCGACCGCAAATAATTAACCCCGATAGTGGCAAGTTATGGACGGCAAACTCTCGGGTGATGTCTGCAATTTCACACCGTCGATTTGGTGATGGCGGATATGCATTAGGTGCCCGTGCCGCACAAATTCGGGATCGATTATTGGCGCAAAATCAATTTAGTGAGTCTGATTTTAATCAGTTACAGCTTGATAATGAGGCGCGTTTTTTACTGCCTTGGCATGAACTTCTGGTAGATACCCTGACTAATTCTGCAAAACAAAAAGGCGATTACCAGCAAGCGCTCGATTATTTGGCAAATTGGCAAGCTTGTGCATGCAGTGATTCTGTCGGTTATACCCTAGTGAAGTATTTTAGGATGAGTGTCATAGACACGGTATTTAGCCCAATTGAACATACACTGACAGCAAAAGAGGAGACGCTAAGCCATCTTAAGCGTTATTTCGAACCAGCGCTTTGGCAGCTTATTAGCTCCAAGCCACACAGTTGGTTGGCTGGACATCAAGATTGGCAAGGGCTACTTGAAGCCTCTTTTTCAGAGGCCCGTCACACATTACAAAGCCGTTTCGGTGCGAATATGGAAAACTGGCGCTGGGGTAACGTGAACAAGCTCCAAGTTCAGCACCCATTTAGTCAGCAGATGCCATTTTTGAGTCGATTTTTAGATATGCCGTCTGTCCCAGGGTTTGGAGATAGTTTCATGCCTGCGGTTCAGGGGAAAAGCTTCGGTGCATCACAGCGGTTTATTGCTCAACCAAGATATTTGAATAACGCCGTTATGACGGTCGCAGGGGGTCAAAGTGGCCACCCATTATCACCTTATTATCGCAGTGGGTTTGCTGCATATGCCGATGGGGAGCTCACCCCATTACTGCCGGGTGAAATACATCATGTGATTGAATTTTCGACTCCATAG
- a CDS encoding ATP-binding protein encodes MQTENVVPPRKAILSKLGVLILLAVIIATGWYVDRVNHKHLIEVQKNRTYEQVNLYRTRIEGQLAANIQLVRGLAIALGNTDNLTQQKFANIAAPLFESDEVLRNLGAAPDMILKFIYPLTGNEQALGLNYRTHPTQRLEALKAQNTGEIVLAGPLKLVQGGDALIARVPVFDAQRQFWGLLSVVIDMQKLYQSANLNELEDNYQIAMRGQHARGEQGAYFYGSSDIQQLNPLKFEINVPSGSWVLYAAPRFGWSGEDSALWPFRLALLTIVIFFMIAFVFFTRLLKQLEDQANSLTSMGSLAEVGAWSVDLSDHHITWSTVTQQIFNVPAHYHPSWMGSTEFFKEGAQRKKFQDAMGLAIKKGKCFQGEFLIVPKDKPPCWVLIKAQTKRVGRKTQEVFGSIQNIHQRKTMEVEHEKVAKNNELLAQLSTHEAILNNHLDRAQELCIDTICHGVNATRASIWLFSEEQTHLYPVCFSNTKRDSLQHYPPWRKTSQSALFSALINKNSIEAWSAKSHAVTRTINEQYLSPFEIDAIVFVPIFFKNTLYGTLTAEFNTAYPQWTQSDKRFLKAIAAMLASLFSSQQQQQAQHQAIMEKELAEQSAKVKASFLASMSHEIRTPMNGILGMLNILSSSHLNEGQQRHLTLAQSSAESLLTIINDILDFSKIEAGKMSIDTIQCDLIQIISDCFAAFAPKAIDQHTELFLDSRNMQYQIAKTDPHRLKQILNNLISNAIKFTENGKITLTCYTEQSNKNTRLWCSIEDTGIGISKAQLDKIFDSFTQADPSTTRKFGGTGLGLTIAKQLCELLGGALHAYSKLGVGSTFTFYIELQEAQPIKALESNTDYLLIIDQHPQTELSARHMLNAWRVPTEHFLTIPDALEFCESQSNAHPALIVTATVLTQSTELISQALFSFIKKYQLNYAILCHTPDELAALPKSHESNTILAPLTPANALALVQKKPNSQTSKQDIQLNCSVLLVEDNKINQTVALSLLAKVGIKADCAANGRLAIEQLQKLDKPYDIILMDCQMPEMDGYTATKVIRQGKCGKQHQDAIIIALTANAMEGDEEKCLAAGMDAYLSKPINFELLIQSLQEWTNSTRKISLNSIE; translated from the coding sequence ATGCAAACAGAGAATGTTGTGCCGCCAAGGAAAGCCATACTATCCAAGCTCGGAGTACTCATCCTATTAGCTGTGATCATCGCCACCGGCTGGTATGTGGATCGAGTTAATCATAAACACCTCATCGAAGTGCAAAAGAATCGGACTTATGAACAGGTAAACCTGTACCGAACTCGTATAGAAGGCCAACTGGCCGCCAATATTCAGCTGGTAAGGGGGCTCGCAATCGCCCTTGGCAACACAGATAATCTCACACAACAAAAGTTTGCCAATATTGCAGCGCCGCTATTTGAGTCAGACGAAGTACTGCGTAACCTTGGCGCAGCCCCTGATATGATTTTGAAATTTATCTATCCACTGACAGGGAATGAACAGGCTCTGGGCTTAAACTACCGCACCCATCCAACTCAGCGTCTCGAAGCCCTAAAAGCACAAAATACCGGTGAAATCGTCTTAGCAGGGCCATTGAAACTTGTTCAGGGAGGCGATGCATTAATCGCAAGAGTTCCGGTTTTTGATGCACAAAGGCAGTTTTGGGGGCTGCTTTCGGTGGTCATTGACATGCAAAAGCTCTATCAAAGCGCCAACCTAAATGAATTGGAAGACAACTACCAAATTGCGATGCGTGGACAACATGCCCGCGGCGAACAAGGTGCCTACTTTTATGGTTCCAGTGATATTCAACAACTTAACCCTCTAAAGTTTGAAATCAATGTGCCATCGGGGTCTTGGGTATTGTATGCCGCACCTCGCTTCGGCTGGTCTGGTGAAGACTCTGCATTGTGGCCTTTTCGACTAGCGCTGCTCACCATTGTAATTTTCTTTATGATTGCATTTGTATTCTTTACGCGGCTATTAAAACAATTAGAAGATCAAGCCAACTCCCTAACCAGTATGGGGTCGTTGGCAGAGGTAGGCGCTTGGTCTGTTGATTTGAGTGACCACCACATCACCTGGTCCACAGTCACTCAACAAATTTTTAATGTCCCCGCACACTATCATCCCTCTTGGATGGGTAGTACTGAATTTTTTAAAGAAGGCGCTCAACGGAAAAAGTTTCAAGATGCCATGGGCCTGGCGATTAAAAAGGGGAAATGCTTTCAAGGTGAGTTTTTAATTGTGCCCAAAGATAAACCTCCCTGCTGGGTTCTTATTAAAGCGCAAACCAAGCGAGTGGGTCGAAAAACACAGGAGGTGTTTGGTTCTATTCAAAACATACATCAGCGTAAAACTATGGAGGTCGAGCACGAAAAAGTAGCCAAGAACAATGAGCTATTAGCACAGCTGAGTACACATGAGGCCATTTTAAACAATCACCTTGACCGTGCTCAAGAGCTTTGTATCGATACTATTTGCCATGGTGTTAATGCCACTCGAGCGAGTATTTGGCTATTCAGTGAAGAACAAACACATTTATATCCCGTATGCTTTAGCAACACTAAACGAGACAGCTTGCAACACTACCCACCTTGGCGAAAAACATCACAATCAGCACTATTTAGCGCCTTAATAAATAAAAACAGCATTGAAGCGTGGTCAGCCAAAAGTCATGCTGTTACACGCACCATCAATGAGCAATATTTATCACCTTTTGAAATAGACGCCATTGTGTTTGTTCCTATTTTTTTCAAAAACACTTTATACGGTACTTTAACTGCGGAATTTAATACTGCCTACCCACAATGGACACAAAGTGATAAACGTTTTTTAAAAGCCATTGCGGCCATGCTTGCAAGCTTATTTAGCAGTCAACAACAGCAGCAAGCGCAGCATCAAGCAATCATGGAAAAAGAGCTTGCTGAGCAATCTGCAAAAGTAAAAGCCTCATTTTTAGCGAGTATGAGCCATGAGATCCGCACACCAATGAATGGGATCTTGGGCATGCTGAATATTTTGAGCAGCTCTCATTTAAATGAAGGCCAGCAGCGTCACTTAACACTGGCCCAAAGTTCGGCAGAATCTCTGTTAACTATTATCAATGATATTCTCGACTTCTCTAAAATTGAAGCAGGGAAAATGTCAATTGATACTATCCAATGCGATCTCATTCAAATCATCAGTGACTGCTTTGCAGCCTTTGCACCCAAAGCCATCGATCAACATACTGAACTATTTTTAGATAGTCGAAATATGCAGTACCAGATTGCAAAGACTGATCCTCATCGTTTGAAACAAATATTAAATAACTTAATCAGCAATGCCATTAAATTTACTGAGAACGGTAAGATCACACTGACTTGTTACACAGAACAAAGTAATAAAAATACGCGTTTATGGTGCAGTATTGAAGATACTGGCATTGGGATAAGTAAAGCGCAGCTCGATAAAATCTTTGATTCATTTACTCAGGCTGACCCCTCTACGACACGTAAATTTGGCGGAACAGGCTTAGGTCTGACCATCGCCAAACAGCTCTGTGAGCTACTCGGCGGCGCACTGCACGCTTACAGCAAATTGGGAGTAGGTAGTACGTTTACCTTTTATATCGAATTACAAGAAGCTCAACCAATCAAAGCATTAGAAAGTAATACAGATTACCTCTTGATCATCGATCAGCATCCGCAAACAGAGCTCAGTGCCAGGCACATGCTCAATGCATGGCGTGTACCGACAGAGCACTTTCTGACAATACCTGACGCACTTGAGTTCTGCGAGTCTCAGAGCAATGCACACCCAGCTTTGATCGTAACAGCGACTGTACTTACACAAAGCACAGAATTAATCTCACAGGCTCTCTTTTCTTTTATCAAAAAGTACCAGCTCAACTATGCTATTTTATGCCATACTCCAGATGAATTAGCGGCGCTACCTAAGAGCCATGAAAGCAACACCATTCTTGCACCTTTAACTCCTGCCAATGCATTGGCGCTAGTACAGAAAAAACCAAACTCACAGACTAGCAAACAAGACATTCAACTCAACTGTTCAGTTTTATTAGTCGAAGACAATAAAATCAATCAGACCGTGGCGCTGAGTTTACTGGCTAAAGTCGGCATCAAAGCCGACTGTGCTGCCAATGGGCGCTTAGCTATCGAACAGCTACAAAAATTAGATAAGCCTTACGATATCATCTTGATGGATTGTCAAATGCCTGAAATGGATGGCTATACTGCAACCAAAGTCATCCGTCAGGGTAAATGCGGAAAACAACATCAAGACGCCATTATAATTGCGCTAACAGCCAACGCCATGGAAGGTGATGAAGAAAAATGTCTTGCGGCAGGTATGGACGCGTACTTAAGTAAACCTATCAATTTTGAGTTGTTAATACAGTCGCTACAGGAATGGACCAACTCAACTAGGAAAATATCTTTAAATAGCATAGAGTAA
- a CDS encoding YceH family protein, whose protein sequence is MKLTTVEQRLIGCLLEKETTTPDQYPLSLNALTNACNQKSNREPVLSLTEAEVLDGLEQLKTQRLVMCDEALSGRVTKYTHRFCNTEFSSLQLDEQQRAIVCLLLLRGPQTPGELRTRSGRLAEFGNVSDVETSLNKLQEQELIVKLEREPGKRESRYQHLFGDAPTSPATPQADINDPNELNSLLEEINNLKAELKVIKQHLGL, encoded by the coding sequence ATGAAGCTAACAACAGTTGAACAACGTTTAATTGGCTGTCTATTAGAAAAAGAAACGACGACACCCGATCAATATCCGCTTTCTTTGAACGCCCTCACTAATGCTTGCAACCAAAAATCCAACAGGGAGCCGGTACTTTCTCTCACAGAAGCTGAGGTGCTAGACGGGTTAGAGCAGCTGAAAACTCAGCGCTTAGTAATGTGTGATGAGGCATTATCTGGACGTGTGACTAAATATACACATCGTTTTTGCAATACCGAGTTTAGTAGTTTACAACTCGACGAGCAGCAACGTGCCATCGTTTGCCTACTTTTGTTACGAGGACCACAAACACCAGGAGAATTACGAACTCGCAGTGGCCGTCTCGCAGAATTTGGCAATGTTAGCGACGTTGAAACGTCACTCAATAAACTGCAAGAGCAAGAATTAATAGTAAAACTCGAGCGTGAGCCAGGAAAACGAGAAAGCCGTTATCAACATTTGTTTGGTGACGCACCTACTTCGCCTGCGACACCACAAGCCGATATTAATGATCCCAATGAACTCAATTCATTGCTTGAAGAAATCAATAACCTGAAGGCCGAGTTGAAAGTCATCAAACAACATCTTGGACTTTAA
- the nadE gene encoding ammonia-dependent NAD(+) synthetase — protein MRDAIIAEMKVKPSINVAEEITRRVQFIKQRLLSAHCTSLVLGISGGVDSSTCGRLCQLAVDELNQDYPDKSYQFIAMRLPYGVQADEDEAQLAMDFIQPTHRLTVNIKPAADAMHEQAIQAMNDASLSLPAQTHVDFVKGNVKARQRMVAQYEIAGLSAGLVVGTDHSAENITGFYTKFGDGACDLAPLFGLSKRQVRALAAHLGAPAQLVEKVPTADLECDRPGLSDEAALGLSYDNIDDFLEGKNIPKDVEDKLTAIYLRTQHKRQPIPTVYDE, from the coding sequence ATGCGTGACGCAATAATTGCCGAAATGAAAGTTAAGCCTAGTATCAATGTGGCTGAAGAAATAACCCGCCGAGTTCAGTTCATCAAACAACGATTACTATCTGCACACTGCACAAGCCTTGTCCTTGGGATCAGTGGTGGTGTTGATTCTTCGACCTGTGGTCGACTCTGTCAACTAGCAGTTGATGAGTTAAATCAAGACTACCCTGATAAATCTTATCAGTTTATCGCTATGCGGTTACCTTATGGTGTGCAAGCAGATGAAGATGAAGCGCAACTTGCCATGGACTTTATTCAGCCAACTCATCGCCTGACCGTTAATATTAAGCCGGCTGCTGACGCCATGCATGAGCAAGCGATTCAAGCGATGAATGATGCTAGCCTCTCCCTACCTGCACAAACTCACGTTGATTTTGTCAAAGGCAATGTCAAAGCAAGGCAGCGAATGGTCGCACAATATGAAATCGCTGGGTTGAGCGCAGGGCTAGTGGTGGGTACCGATCACAGTGCAGAAAATATCACGGGCTTTTACACTAAGTTTGGTGATGGCGCTTGTGATTTAGCACCATTATTCGGCCTCTCAAAGCGCCAAGTTCGTGCCCTTGCAGCACATTTAGGTGCCCCCGCTCAGTTGGTTGAAAAAGTGCCTACCGCAGACTTAGAGTGTGACAGACCCGGTTTATCAGACGAAGCCGCATTAGGGCTAAGCTATGACAACATCGACGACTTCTTAGAAGGTAAAAATATACCTAAAGACGTTGAAGACAAGCTCACCGCTATCTATCTTCGTACTCAACATAAGCGACAGCCGATCCCAACAGTGTACGACGAATAA
- the folM gene encoding dihydromonapterin reductase, giving the protein MAAPILITGGAQRIGLALAQHLIKADTPLIVTYRTRHKTVDELEASGVKCIQVDFNEHNAVESLVSEVKQHTSTLRAVIHNASSWDCEKLNPDHSSLFDNMMRIHAKVPYLLNMALAPLLQASTEVTDIIHITDYVAEKGSPKHIAYAASKAALDNLSRSFAAKYAPQIKVNSVSPSLIIFNEHDDDDYKVKTLKKSLMGIEPGCQEVIASIELLLNSNYITGRTLAVDGGRHLK; this is encoded by the coding sequence ATGGCAGCCCCAATTTTAATTACAGGTGGAGCACAGCGTATCGGGCTAGCACTTGCACAGCATCTGATTAAAGCAGATACACCACTTATCGTCACGTATCGTACCCGACATAAGACAGTCGATGAATTAGAGGCCAGCGGTGTAAAATGCATTCAAGTGGACTTCAACGAGCATAATGCAGTTGAGTCGCTGGTTAGTGAGGTAAAACAACATACCTCAACACTGCGCGCAGTCATACACAACGCCTCGAGCTGGGATTGCGAAAAGCTTAATCCAGATCATAGCTCGCTTTTTGACAACATGATGCGTATCCATGCCAAAGTTCCTTATTTACTGAATATGGCACTTGCCCCGCTGCTTCAAGCATCGACTGAAGTTACTGATATTATTCATATCACTGATTACGTTGCCGAAAAAGGTAGCCCAAAACACATCGCATACGCTGCAAGTAAAGCAGCTTTAGACAATTTAAGCCGCTCGTTTGCAGCCAAGTACGCACCTCAAATTAAAGTTAACTCCGTCTCTCCTTCGCTGATCATTTTCAATGAACATGACGATGATGATTACAAAGTTAAAACCTTAAAGAAATCTCTAATGGGTATTGAGCCTGGCTGCCAAGAAGTCATTGCCAGTATTGAGCTATTGCTCAATAGCAACTATATAACAGGTAGAACACTCGCCGTAGATGGTGGTAGACACTTAAAATAA